The genomic window GGGTTCTTGACGTACATGCCGGATCACCGGCAAAAGAGGACGGGGACGCAGGATGGACGGAGGCGCTGCCCCTGTTCACGGATGTTTCCGTGGCGGTGAGAAGCGGCCCCCACGTAATCATGGACCTGGCCGGCAATGAGGAAATCTCATCCAGGATAGAAGCGGAAAAAACAGCGGCGACGGAGAGGATCAGCGCACAGGGGACGCGCCTATTCCTGTCCCTGCTGCGTCGGGACCCCCAAAGGGTCAACGGCTCTCCTGAGGGGTGGATTTCGGAACAGGCCACAAAGCTCACGGAAACCGGCGGGGAACTTCGTCATTCCAACAAGCTGAAGGGCCCTTTCATCGCCACTGTGGGCCATGAACTGCGCACCCCCCTCAACGCCATCCTCCGATTTTCCGAACTCCTCCGGGATGATCGCAACGACTCTCTGACGGAAGAACAAAAGGACCATATCGGCCATATTCATGGCGCCGGCACCCATTTGCTCGAACTGGTCAACCATCTCCTGGATCCTTCCAAAATGGAATCCCGCAAGCTCACCCTGCAATACGAGAGGATCCCCTTGGGGAAAATCGTCTCCGACGTGGAAGCGGTCATTCGACCGTTGATGGCCCTGAAATCACAAGAATTTGAGGCCCGCATCGCCGATACGGCTGGTTGCATCCATGCCGACCGGATGGCGTTCATCCAAATTCTTTACAACCTGTTGTCCAATGCCATGAAATTTACAGACCAGGGGGGACACATCACGCTGGAGGCGGACATTCTCGACACCCCGGGGCCTGGTGATGAAGATGGCCCCCCCTCGTTCGAGGGGGAACCGGCTGAAGCATACCTGGTGCTACATGTTTCAGACACGGGGCCCGGCATTCCGGAAGAGGATCGGGAACGCATATTCGAAGCCTTTGAGAGGGGGAACAATACCCAGGACGGCACAGGACTGGGCCTGGCCTTAACGAAGAACCTCGTGGCGCTTCACGGCGGTCATATATCCGTGGCAAGCGAAACGGGCCAGGGCAGCCGGTTCACGATCGTCATCCCGCAACCGACGGGGTCAACGCCCGGAACAACGACGTCACCCCCTGAAATCGACGAAGAAGGGGAGGATGACGGGGAAGAGCCGATGGCAGAACCGGACGATCAGGGCGCCCCGCTGCTTCTGGTCGAAGACGACGCGGCCACGGCTGAACTGATATCCCATTACCTGAATGGAAGCGGATATCGGGTGGAGCATGTCTTTAAAGGCGGGGATGCGCTGAAACGTGCGCAGGACATTGAACCTTTCGCCGTAATCCTGGACATCATGCTTCCCGACAAGGACGGTTGGCAGGTGCTCCGGGAATTAAAAGCCAGCCATATCACCCGGGATATCCCGGTGATCATTCTGTCCATTATCGACAACCCTTCGCTCGGATTCGCCCTCGGCGCCACGGATTATCTGCTCAAACCCGTGAAAAAGGACGTTTTCCTTGAAAAAATCAGCCGACTGAGCGGCACCGGGAAGAGGGAACATCGTTTTAGGGATATTCTTTGCGTCGACGCCAACGAAAACACAAGGGAGCGGCTGAAGGAAATCCTCGAAACGGCGGGATACAACGTTCTGAACACGGCAACCGGCAAGGATGGCCTTGAGAAGGCCCTTCTTTATCGGCCCGACCTGGTTATCCTCGACCTCCTGATACCGGATATGGGCGGCTTCGCCTTATCCCGGGCATTAAAAAGCAATGAGGCGACGGCGGACACCCCGATTGTCGTTTTAACGGAAAAGGACATCACCGTGGGGGAGAGGTTGAGGCTCGCCGGAAACGTCGAGAGCGTCATGCAGAAGCATTGCCTTTCCAAGGAAGACCTCCTCGCCCATGTCCGGGATCTGGAAATCACCCCCCTTGCGGGAAGGGGACTTCTGGATACGGCAAGCGGTCTTTTCGACCGGTCCTATTTCCAAATCCGCCTGGCCCAGGAAATTTACCGCGCCGACCGATACTACACCACCTTCTCTGTCATGATGTTCGATATTGATGATTTCATTCTTTACGCCCAACTGAATGGCGTACAAAAAGCAAACAACTGTATCCGGAAAATGGCGGACTTTCTACGCCAAACCGCCCGCGGCTCCGATGTTTTGGCCCGCTACGGCTTCGGTGGCTTCGCCATCCTCCTATCCAGCACCACGGAGGAGGGAACACGCACCGTCGCAGAACGTTTTCTTTCCTTTATTGAGAGCTACCCGTTTCCTGGGATGAAGGACATGCCGAAAAAGAGCCTGACGGCCAGTATAGCGGTGGTTCACTACAATCGTGTCGGTCCGTGCACGGCGGAGCAGATGATTTTTGAAGCCCGGGAACTGGTCCGAAACGCCTACAGCGCGGGGGGGGCAAACATTCGGATCTACGGACAACAGGAGTCGCCTGAATAAAAAAACCGGACCATCGGATAACGTTGTCAGGGATGAAGAATATAACGCCTCACGCTGATGTTCAGCAGCAAACCCACGGCGGTTAACAAAACCACAACGGCCGACCCGCCATAGCTCATGAAGGGCAGGGGGATGCCGACAACGGGGAAAATACCCAGCACCATCCCGATATTGATCAGCACACCCCAGAAGATCAACATGGATATGCCGAAAGCGACGAGGGTTCCCAAATAGTCACGGGAGTGAAGCGCTATTTTCAGGCTCCAGAGAACCAATAATGAAAAGAGGATCATCAGGACAACGGCGCCGAAAAACCCCCACTCTTCCGCGTAAACGGAAAAGTCAAAGTCCGTTTGCTGTTCCGGCAAAAAGTTGAGTTGCGTCTGGGTGCCCTGAAGAAATCCCTTGCCGAAAAACCCACCGGAACCGATGGCGATCATGGATTGAATGATATGGTAACCAGAGCCGAGGGGGTCTCTTTCAGGAGAAAGAAAAGCCAGGATCCTTTCCTTCTGGTAATTCTTCAGAAAAAACCAGGCAACGGGGACCGAAACGAGGCCGGACGCCACGGCAATACCGATGGATTTCCAGTTGATCCCCACAAAAAGGGTGATGCTCACGAATATGATGAACAGCATCAGCGCCGTTCCAAGGTCAGGCTGGCGAAAAACCAGCACAAAGGGTAAAAGCACCAGGGAAAAGGGAATCAGCAGCTCCCTGAGCAAAAGAGAACGGTTCATCTTGTGATCATCGAAGTATTTGGCCAGGGTAAGGACGATAACGAGTTTCATCAACTCCGAGGGCTGAAAAGAGAAACCGAAAACATTGATCCAACGCTGGGAGCCATGGGTGGCATATCCATAAAAATGAATGGCCAGAAGAAGAAAGGCAACCATACTGTAGATGGTATAGGCGTGCCGGATGATGAAGCGATAGTCGATATTGAAGGCCGCGAGCATGCAGGCTAATCCGATCAGGATCCAGCGCGCCTGGCGAAAACACAAGGACGTCTCCCAGTTTGAATTATATCCCGCACTGTAGAGGTTCACCAGTCCGATGGCCAAAATAAGGCAGACCAGAATCAGCAGGGTCCAGTCGAAATGCAAAAAAAGCCTTCTGTCGAATCGCAATCATCACCTCGTCGAAATGATGGACGCCCATGAATGCCATGGTCCGGATGTTATGTATCGCATCTTATCCCGACTTTCTTCCTCGCGTATCAGCAGGTCCGGCTGTTTCGGTTGTTACAATATGCCTCTTCATTTCTGTTCAATACCCTTCCCGGGGGGAATGGTATGAACCCAAAATCGGCAGTTGATGATGTTACTCTTTTTCTGACTCCACTCCCAGAGGGCAGGGGCATAGTAATGCATGGAAACCATTTTGGCGCTCTGGGTCCAGCTGCTGTCGGGGCATCGATGTTGCAACATGGCGTGGGCTTCCCTCAGGTACCGACGTTCCCCGGTTTTTTTGAAAAGGAAAAATCCCTGGTGGAATATGGCCTCGGGAAGCAAACGGCTTTCTCCGTAGTGTGAAACAAGCCTGCCGACCATCTCCAACGCTTCGTCAAGGCGTCCATTGTCAAAATAATGTTTGCCCAGAGCCAAAAGTAAAAAGGCCATGAGCTCGGGACCATTTAAAAACCCGGTCGATCTTTGTCGCTCGAAGCCCTCGTTACACAGGGTGATCTGGACGGGTGTCGCATGCACGGCGTGGGCGCGGAAAAGGTTGGGCGTTTCCGGGGTGATCCTGCAGGGTATGAAATGCTGATTCAGGAGTTGAATCACATCGCTGCGCGAATATGAAACAGTATCCATTTTCTGACTGAGGAAACAGCCCAGATTAAAAAAATGAAGGAAAAGAGGTTTCTTTTCATGCGGGGCCGAATCGGATATGTCATCGATTCCCCTCCGCCAGGATATCAGATTTGCCATTGTACCTTATCCATCTCCTCTCGCTCAAAAATTAAAATGATTGGCCGGCATAAGTCAAGAACAACCTTTCTCGGTGCCATCCGTCATCGGTCATGTGCCGGACAATCCCCTAATTGCTTGTAAAGTATCCGGCCCCCATGGTATAGGTACGGCCATTCCGAGACACGCCCCTCCGGGACAGGCCTTCTGACGGAAAACACACATCCACCAAGGATCTTGATATGATACGGAAAACAGGTTTCGACAATGAACGTTACATCACCGAACAGACTACAGCAATCCTTGATCGGGTGAGGCAATTCGACAACAAGCTTTATCTGGAGTTCGGTGGGAAACTTGTCTACGACTACCACGCAACCCGTGTGCTTCCCGGCTACGATCCGAACGTGAAGATGCGGTTGATCAAAGAACTGAAGGACCAGGCCGATATCTTGCTGTGCATTTACGCAGGGGATATTGAACGAAAGAAAATCAGGGCCGATTTCGGCATCACCTATGATTCGGACGCATTGAAATTGATCGACGAACTCCGTTCCTGGGGTATCGATATTCTGGGGGTGGTCATCACCCGTTTTGACCAGCAACCGGCGGCCACCCTGTTCAAAAACAAACTCGAGCGGCGCGGCATACCGGTTTTTACCCATCGGTTCACCAAAGGCTATCCCACCGATGTCGACCTGATCGTGAGTGATGAAGGATACGGGGTGAATGATTACATCGAAACGGCCAAGCCTCTGGTCATCGTCACAGGTCCCGGGCCCGGCAGCGGTAAACTGGCCACCTGCCTCTCCCAACTCTATCACGATTACAAAAGGGGCATCAAATCGGGATACGCTAAATTTGAAACCTTTCCCATCTGGAACCTTCCGCTCAAGCACCCGGTCAACGTGGCCTATGAGGCGGCAACGGCGGATATCCGGGACTTTAACCTCATCGACCCCTTTCATCTGGAAGAATATACCCGGACCGCCGTGAACTACAATCGTGATGTGGAGGTTTTCCCCGTTCTCAGGAGAATTCTTGAAAAAATAACAAACGGACCCGCCTTTTACCGTTCACCTACGGACATGAGTGTCAACCGGGCGGGGTTCGCCATCACCGACGACGATGTCACCAAGGAAGCCGCCAAACAAGAACTGATTCGCCGTTATTACCGTTATCGCTGTGAATACGCGATGGGCTTTTCCGATTGGGAGACGGTCCAGCGGACGGAGCTTTTTCTGAAGGACTTCGGTCTGAAGCCTGAAGACCGGAAAGTGGTCCCGCCGGCTCATGATGCCGCCCGGGACGCACAGGAACGGGACAAGGGCAATGAGGGCATTTTCTGCGGCGCCGCTATTGAATTAAAAGATGGCACCATCGTGACGGGGAGTAACTCCGCCTTGCTTCACGCTGCATCGAGCATGGTTCTGCACGCGATAAAACATTTAGCCGATATTCCGGAAAAGATTAAACTTTTACCCCCCCATATCACCGGGGCCGTGGGAAACCTGAAAACAACCATCCTCAATGAAAAGACGGTGAGCCTTGACCTGGAAGAAACATTGATCGCCCTGAGTATCAGTGCTATAAACAATCCTGCGGCCCAACTGGCAATAGAAAGGTTAAAGGATCTGATGAACTGTGAAGTTCATATCACCCATATTCCAACGTCCGGAGATGAGGCGGGCCTGCGCCGGTTGGGCGTCAACCTGACCAGCGATCCGAATTTTTCAACCAAAGATCTCTTTACGCCTTGATATCGTGGCGGCCTTCCCGCTCCGCCGTTACGGCATGGACCTCTCCGATGAGAGGGGTGGATGATCCCGGCGAGACCGGTTTGGCTGAAGTTAAGTGTGCCGTTCTTCCAACACAAAGGGGGGCTGAAAATGGAAAGTTGGGATGAGTCATCGTTGGCCCAGTTCGACGGCCGGGACGGTAAACCCGCCTATATCGCTTATAAAGGGCGGGTCTATGATGTCACGGACAGCAAGCTCTGGCACGGGGGGCTTCATATGAAACGCCACCAGGCGGGCTCCGACCTGACTGATTCTCTCTCGGCGGCCCCCCACGATAACGAGGTTCTGTCCCGCTATCCCCAAGTGGGGCCCTACCAACCCAGAGACGTATCCTCTCTGCCGCCGGGCCTTGAGAGATTTCTGGAGCGTTTCCCCATTGCACGCCGTCATCCGCATCCGGTTGCCGTCCATTTTCCCCTGGTCTTCCTTCTTTCGGTTTTCATCTTCGATATGCTCTATATTCTCACGGGGCGCCTCTCTTTTTATGAAACGGCCCTGTATTGCCTTTATGCCGGTCTTTTGACGATGCCGACCGCCATGATGACGGGTTTCTTTTCCTGGTGGGTCAATTATCAAGCCCAGGCAATGAAGCCCATAGTCAGAAAAATCCAACTTTCATTCCTCGTGCTCATCCTGTCCACGGGGATTTTATTCTGGAGAAACCAGACTGCGGACCTGCTTGAGCCTTTTCGGATTGAAAGCCTTTTTTATCTGATACTGGTTCTCTCCTTGTGGCCCCTGCTGATTGCCCTTGGCTTTATCGGAGGTTCTCTGGTCTTCCCCCATGGCAGGTCAAAACGGACCGGGGGGGGAATGAAACAGAACGAAGAGACCGCGTCATTATAATACACATACGCCAAGCCGGGGATTCAGGCGGACAGGATCGTTCAGGCGCTTCCCGAACAGGCCGCAAAACCAGGATGTTTCTCTTCTTGCCCTTGGAGGGCAAGCGGAAGGTTTCTATAACGTTATCACGTCGTGTAACAGGGTGCACCGTTAATCCCAGGGTATCCCATCGTCCGCCGACAGGGATTTTCCCCTTTACAACCCCCGGTTCGTATTATACAACTAAACGCACAGGATCACTGTGAAAGTTACGCCGGTCATCACAGGCACAGGGAAGGATCACATAATAAACAGGCCTTCCTCGTCGCCTGCGCTCCACGAAATGGCCGCTGTTCCGTTTTCGCCTTTCCCATCCCCCCCCGGGTCAAGGGCGGATGAAAGAAACCGCAGGAGGTTGCCGATCGGGGGCACGGGGGGCAGGGCGTTTTCCCGATCGGAAATCGTTATGCAAACGTATCGTATACAGGAATAACCATCATGTACGAAGTCACGATTAAACGCGCCTTTTCCGCCGCCCATTCCCTGAAGGAAATCGGCGGGAAGTGCGAAAAGCTCCACGGCCACAACTTCACCGTCGAGGTTTCCGTGGCGACGGATCAATTGAACCGGGAGGGGCTCGTGGTTGATTTCCGGGTCATCAAGACCTGGACCGACGAAACGCTTAGGGAACTGGATCACAAATATCTCAACGAGATCAGCATATTTCGGGGCGCCAACCCGTCATCTGAAAACATCGCCCGGCACATCTATGACCAGATCGCCCGGAGGATCACCACACCGGGACTCCGGGTTAGCCGTGTCACCGTCTGGGAATCGGAAAACGCAAAGGTAGCCTATACGGGGCCGGACCATGCTTGACGTTCAGAACCAGAGAGACCACCGGCAGATCAACATCCGCAAGGTCGGTGTGAAGGGCATCAAGTATCCCATCACGGTCCTGGACCGGGAAAACGGCACCCAGCCGGTGAACGCCACGATCAGCATGTACGTCAATCTGCCTCACCGCTTCAAGGGAACCCACATGAGCCGGTTTGTTGAAATTCTCAATGAATTCCGGGGCCAGATAAACATCCGAACCTTCAACCGTATTCTGGAGCGGGCACGGGAAAAACTCCACGCCGAATCGGCGCACATGGAGATCGAATTCCCCTATTTCATCGAAAAATCCGCCCCCGTTTCCCGGGCGAAAAGTCTCATGGAATACCGATGTACCTTCGTTGGTGAAAACACGGGGGAAAAAACGGATTTTCTCGTCGGTGTCGTCGTCCCGGTCACCACGGTCTGCCCCTGCTCAAAGGAGATCAGCGTCGCCGGAGCGCACAACCAACGGAGCATGGTGAACGTAACGCTCCGATTTAAGAAATTTTTCTGGATAGAGGACGTGATTCGCCTGGTGGAGGATTCGGCCAGTGGCGAGGTTTATTCCCTCCTGAAGCGGATAGACGAAAAATACGTCACGGAAAAAGCTTATGATAACCCGATGTTTGTCGAGGACGTGGTTAGAAATATCGCCCAGAGGCTGAACGAAATCGACAACTTTACCTGGTACTGCGTGGAGGCCGAAAATATGGAGAGCATCCATAATCATAGCGCCTATGCCTGCGTGGAGAAGGAATGACATGAAAACGAATACGGGAAAGGCCTTTTTTAATCTCTATCACCACGGTTTCATCCGCGCCGCCGTCTGTGTGCCCGATGTCAGGGTCGGCGACCCGGACTACAACACGGAAAAAACGATAGAACTCATCAATGAAGCGGCCCGGGGTAAAGCCGTTTTCGCCCTGTTTCCCGAGCTGGGCCTCTCCGCCTATTCCAATGAAGACCTGTTCCATCAGGACGCGCTTTTACAGGGTGTCATCGGAAATATCACCCGCCTGCTGGAAGCCACGGCGAATCTTGCCATCGTCACCGTTGTCGGTGCCCCATTGCAGGTCGGAAACCGGCTCTTCAACTGCGGCATCGTGACCTATGGCGGCGCAATCCTGGGTGTCTCCGTCAAGACGTACCTTCCCAATTACCGGGAATTCTACGAACGCCGCCAGTTCAGTCCGGCCGAAGAGGCCCTGATGACGACCATCGACCTCTGCGGTCACAAGGACGTTCCCTTCGGGCCAAATATCATCTTTGAAGTCGAAACGATTCCAAACTTCCGTTTCCATACGGAGATCGGCGAGGACCTGTGGGTCCCCGTGCCCCCGTCAAGCTTTGCCGCCCTGGCGGGCGCCACCGTCCTGGCCAACCTGGCGGCTTCAAATGCCTCCGTGGGGAAAGCCGATTATCGACGGGACCTGACAGCCAATCAGTCCGCCCGCTGCGTGGCAGCCTACCTCCACGCGGCCGCCGGGTACGGCGAATCGACAACGGACCTGGCCTGGGACGGACATGCCATGATTCACGAAAACGGAAAGCTCCTGGTCGAATCGGAGCGTTTTTCACGGAAATCCCAGATCATCTTTGCCGACATCGACCTGGACCGCCTCGCCCAGGATCGCATGCGCCTGAACAGTTTCGGGGAGAGCGCGCGGGTTCACCGGCCAGAGGTGGACTGCTTTCGCAAAATTCCCTTTTCCGTAGAGGTCCCCATGGACAAAGAGCTTCTCCTCGACCGGGAATATCCGAGGTTTCCCTATGTCCCGGCGGATGCCGGAGAATGCGATCAGCGATGCTTCGAGGTCTATAACATCCAGGTTCAGGGGCTGGCGAAACGTCTCGCGGCCTCCCGCATCCCCAACATCATCATCGGGGTCTCGGGCGGTCTGGATTCGACACACGCCCTGCTCGTAGCCGCCCGGACGATGGACCTGCTGGATCGTCCCCGGACCTGTATCAAGGCCTACACCATGCCCGGGTTCGCCACGACGGACCGCACCCTGGGCAATGCAAGAAAGCTCATGAGCGCCCTCGGCGTATCCTCGGGCGAGATCGATATCCGCCCAAGCTGCCGCCAGATGCTCCAGGACATCGGCCATCCTTATCATCTCGGTAAGCCGGTCTATGACGTCACATTCGAGAATGTGCAGGCGGGAGAACGGACCTCGCATCTGTTCCGTCTTGCCAACCACCTGGACGCCCTTGTCGTCGGTACGGGTGACCTGAGCGAACTGGCTCTCGGTTGGTGTACCTACGGTGTGGGAGATCATATGTCCCACTACAACGT from Deltaproteobacteria bacterium includes these protein-coding regions:
- a CDS encoding response regulator; the encoded protein is VLDVHAGSPAKEDGDAGWTEALPLFTDVSVAVRSGPHVIMDLAGNEEISSRIEAEKTAATERISAQGTRLFLSLLRRDPQRVNGSPEGWISEQATKLTETGGELRHSNKLKGPFIATVGHELRTPLNAILRFSELLRDDRNDSLTEEQKDHIGHIHGAGTHLLELVNHLLDPSKMESRKLTLQYERIPLGKIVSDVEAVIRPLMALKSQEFEARIADTAGCIHADRMAFIQILYNLLSNAMKFTDQGGHITLEADILDTPGPGDEDGPPSFEGEPAEAYLVLHVSDTGPGIPEEDRERIFEAFERGNNTQDGTGLGLALTKNLVALHGGHISVASETGQGSRFTIVIPQPTGSTPGTTTSPPEIDEEGEDDGEEPMAEPDDQGAPLLLVEDDAATAELISHYLNGSGYRVEHVFKGGDALKRAQDIEPFAVILDIMLPDKDGWQVLRELKASHITRDIPVIILSIIDNPSLGFALGATDYLLKPVKKDVFLEKISRLSGTGKREHRFRDILCVDANENTRERLKEILETAGYNVLNTATGKDGLEKALLYRPDLVILDLLIPDMGGFALSRALKSNEATADTPIVVLTEKDITVGERLRLAGNVESVMQKHCLSKEDLLAHVRDLEITPLAGRGLLDTASGLFDRSYFQIRLAQEIYRADRYYTTFSVMMFDIDDFILYAQLNGVQKANNCIRKMADFLRQTARGSDVLARYGFGGFAILLSSTTEEGTRTVAERFLSFIESYPFPGMKDMPKKSLTASIAVVHYNRVGPCTAEQMIFEARELVRNAYSAGGANIRIYGQQESPE
- the rodA gene encoding rod shape-determining protein RodA is translated as MRFDRRLFLHFDWTLLILVCLILAIGLVNLYSAGYNSNWETSLCFRQARWILIGLACMLAAFNIDYRFIIRHAYTIYSMVAFLLLAIHFYGYATHGSQRWINVFGFSFQPSELMKLVIVLTLAKYFDDHKMNRSLLLRELLIPFSLVLLPFVLVFRQPDLGTALMLFIIFVSITLFVGINWKSIGIAVASGLVSVPVAWFFLKNYQKERILAFLSPERDPLGSGYHIIQSMIAIGSGGFFGKGFLQGTQTQLNFLPEQQTDFDFSVYAEEWGFFGAVVLMILFSLLVLWSLKIALHSRDYLGTLVAFGISMLIFWGVLINIGMVLGIFPVVGIPLPFMSYGGSAVVVLLTAVGLLLNISVRRYILHP
- a CDS encoding DUF255 domain-containing protein, whose product is MANLISWRRGIDDISDSAPHEKKPLFLHFFNLGCFLSQKMDTVSYSRSDVIQLLNQHFIPCRITPETPNLFRAHAVHATPVQITLCNEGFERQRSTGFLNGPELMAFLLLALGKHYFDNGRLDEALEMVGRLVSHYGESRLLPEAIFHQGFFLFKKTGERRYLREAHAMLQHRCPDSSWTQSAKMVSMHYYAPALWEWSQKKSNIINCRFWVHTIPPGKGIEQK
- a CDS encoding DUF1846 domain-containing protein, which gives rise to MIRKTGFDNERYITEQTTAILDRVRQFDNKLYLEFGGKLVYDYHATRVLPGYDPNVKMRLIKELKDQADILLCIYAGDIERKKIRADFGITYDSDALKLIDELRSWGIDILGVVITRFDQQPAATLFKNKLERRGIPVFTHRFTKGYPTDVDLIVSDEGYGVNDYIETAKPLVIVTGPGPGSGKLATCLSQLYHDYKRGIKSGYAKFETFPIWNLPLKHPVNVAYEAATADIRDFNLIDPFHLEEYTRTAVNYNRDVEVFPVLRRILEKITNGPAFYRSPTDMSVNRAGFAITDDDVTKEAAKQELIRRYYRYRCEYAMGFSDWETVQRTELFLKDFGLKPEDRKVVPPAHDAARDAQERDKGNEGIFCGAAIELKDGTIVTGSNSALLHAASSMVLHAIKHLADIPEKIKLLPPHITGAVGNLKTTILNEKTVSLDLEETLIALSISAINNPAAQLAIERLKDLMNCEVHITHIPTSGDEAGLRRLGVNLTSDPNFSTKDLFTP
- a CDS encoding cytochrome b5, producing the protein MESWDESSLAQFDGRDGKPAYIAYKGRVYDVTDSKLWHGGLHMKRHQAGSDLTDSLSAAPHDNEVLSRYPQVGPYQPRDVSSLPPGLERFLERFPIARRHPHPVAVHFPLVFLLSVFIFDMLYILTGRLSFYETALYCLYAGLLTMPTAMMTGFFSWWVNYQAQAMKPIVRKIQLSFLVLILSTGILFWRNQTADLLEPFRIESLFYLILVLSLWPLLIALGFIGGSLVFPHGRSKRTGGGMKQNEETASL
- the queD gene encoding 6-carboxytetrahydropterin synthase QueD, coding for MYEVTIKRAFSAAHSLKEIGGKCEKLHGHNFTVEVSVATDQLNREGLVVDFRVIKTWTDETLRELDHKYLNEISIFRGANPSSENIARHIYDQIARRITTPGLRVSRVTVWESENAKVAYTGPDHA
- a CDS encoding GTP cyclohydrolase I FolE2, whose translation is MLDVQNQRDHRQINIRKVGVKGIKYPITVLDRENGTQPVNATISMYVNLPHRFKGTHMSRFVEILNEFRGQINIRTFNRILERAREKLHAESAHMEIEFPYFIEKSAPVSRAKSLMEYRCTFVGENTGEKTDFLVGVVVPVTTVCPCSKEISVAGAHNQRSMVNVTLRFKKFFWIEDVIRLVEDSASGEVYSLLKRIDEKYVTEKAYDNPMFVEDVVRNIAQRLNEIDNFTWYCVEAENMESIHNHSAYACVEKE
- a CDS encoding NAD(+) synthase, which translates into the protein MKTNTGKAFFNLYHHGFIRAAVCVPDVRVGDPDYNTEKTIELINEAARGKAVFALFPELGLSAYSNEDLFHQDALLQGVIGNITRLLEATANLAIVTVVGAPLQVGNRLFNCGIVTYGGAILGVSVKTYLPNYREFYERRQFSPAEEALMTTIDLCGHKDVPFGPNIIFEVETIPNFRFHTEIGEDLWVPVPPSSFAALAGATVLANLAASNASVGKADYRRDLTANQSARCVAAYLHAAAGYGESTTDLAWDGHAMIHENGKLLVESERFSRKSQIIFADIDLDRLAQDRMRLNSFGESARVHRPEVDCFRKIPFSVEVPMDKELLLDREYPRFPYVPADAGECDQRCFEVYNIQVQGLAKRLAASRIPNIIIGVSGGLDSTHALLVAARTMDLLDRPRTCIKAYTMPGFATTDRTLGNARKLMSALGVSSGEIDIRPSCRQMLQDIGHPYHLGKPVYDVTFENVQAGERTSHLFRLANHLDALVVGTGDLSELALGWCTYGVGDHMSHYNVNAGVPKTLIQRLIRWVADTGRFSPQVSRILTDILETEISPELIPGEGNAQPAQKTEEVIGPYELQDFNLFYTIRFGYLPTKIAFLAYCTWRDAQRGSWPDLPDHKKHAYSLKEIKHWLEVFIHRFFQVNQFKRSCVPNGPKIGSGGSLSPRGDYRAPSDAEARVWLNNWEDIPDRY